The DNA region CACCGGGTACGGCCTGGTCGGCATGCGCGAGCGGGTCGCGCTGCACGGCGGCTCCCTGACGACCGGACCCCAGGAGGACGGCGGCTTCGCGGTGACGGCGAGCCTGCCGCTGGCCCCGGGCGACGAGGAGGGGCTGCCGCGATGACCGCGTCACCGGACCGCCCCTCCCTCCCGACGGCCGCGTCGCCGACCCCCGCCTCCGCCCCCACCCCCGCCTCCGAGAGCGGGGCCTCCGGCCGCGTCCGTGTGCTCATCGCCGACGACCAGCCGCTGGTGCGCCGCGGACTCGCCCTGATCCTCACCCCCGACCCGGCGTTCGACGTGGTCGGCGAGGCGGAGAACGGTGAGCAGGCGGTCGCGCTCGCGCACCGGCTGCGGCCCGACGTCGTCGTCATGGACATCCGCATGCCCGTGCTCGACGGGGTCGGGGCGACCGAGGAGCTGGCGCGGGTGCTGCCCCGCTGCCGGGTGCTGGCGCTGAGCACCTTCGACATGGACGAGTACGTCGTGGGGGCGCTGCGCGCGGGCGCGTACGGGTTCCTGCCGAAGGACAGCGCGCCAAAGGAGCTGATCGCGGCGGTGCGCACCGTGCACGCCGGTGAGGCCGTCGTGGCCCCGCGGCTGCTCACGCGGCTCATCTCCACGTACGTCCGGAGCCCGCACCCGGCCCCGCGGCCCGCACCCGCGGTGGAACGGGGCGAACTGACGCCCCGCGAGGTCGAGGTGTGGCGGCTGATCGCCACCGGCCTCGACAACGGGCAGATCTCGCGGGCGCTGGAGATCAGCGCCTCGACGGTCAAGAACTACATCACCAGCATCTTCGTCAAGCTCGGTGTCCGTGACCGCGCGCAGGCGGTGATCGCCGCCTACGAGTCCGGTCTGGTCGAGGCGGCGTCCCGCACGGCGGACGGTCGAGGGGCCGTCGGGACGGGTTCGTCGGAAGCGTCGACGCTGTGACATAGATCCCTGCGCGGAGCGGTGAACGCCGCTACCGTGATGCCGGTGCTTGGGAAGTAGGCACATCAACAGGTGACTTGTCGGTCGAAGCGGAAAAGTATTCGGCCGCGAGCACCCACGGACACCTTTGTGTCCGCTGTGTCCACGGACAGCTGATGTGCGCTGCGCCCAGGCTGTGAGGGAGACCCGAACCGTGAGTCAGGACCACCTGGACTCGATCCCGTCCGACTCCGGCCACGAGGCCGAAGGACCGCCCGCGACCGCCGCGGAGCCGGGACAGCACGAGGTAGCCCTGCGCAACCGTCAGGTGGCGCACGCCTGCGTCGCGCGCGCCCAGGACGTACTCATCGACCGCTACCGGCTCGGCTCAGCGCGCGTCGCGTTCGACCTGCTGCGCCGGACGTCGCAGCAGATGAACATCAAGCTGCACACGTTGGCCGACGCGGTGGTCCGGGTCCCCGGCCCCGACACGGACGCCGACCTGTGGTTTCCCGGGCGGGCCCGCTACAGCCCGCCCCCGCTGCCCGGCCTCGCGGGGCGGGAGGGCGACCTCAACGGGCACGGGGCGGTCCTGAAGTCCACGCTGCGGCGGGTCCTGCACCTCACGCGGGCCGGGATGGGCAACGTCCAAGTGGCGGAGCACGGGATGCTGCGCCTGGAGAGACACCTGGGCCTGAGCCGCGAGTTCACCGAGTTCTTCGCCTTCGTGCAGGACTCGACGACGGCGTGCGCGCAGGCCGCCCAGGAGGGCCGGCAGGTGACGATCAAGGACGTGGCCGTCGCGGAGATCTTCGACGAGGACTCCCGGCGCGTCATCCTGCACGCGGGCAGCCGCGGCTGCCACAGCGTGCCCCTGACGGGGCCGGGCGGAGCCGTGCTCGGCATGGTCTCCTCGCACCACGAACGCCCCCTGGTCGGCTTCACCCGCACCCAGCTCGACGAGTTGGAGGCCCTCGGGCAGCAGGCAGGGCGCTGGCTGGCCTGGCACCGCAACACCCGCGTCCTGGACGCCCTCGAACACCTCCACGCAGCTGCGGCCGCCCTGCGCTGACCCGGCGGTGCCCGTCCGGTGCGCCGGTCGGCGGCGAGCCCGCTCACACCCGCCGCCACCGCGCGCACGTCCAGGAGAAGAGACCGAACGCCACCAGGGCCAGCGCCACCGCCACGAGCAGCCACGGTCCCGCCGGGGTGTCGCGGAAGGAGCGCAGGACGTCGTCCATGCCCTTGGCCTCCCCCGGCTCGTGCCGCACGGCGGCCACCAGGACGAACACACCGGCCGCGGCGAAGACGGCGCCGCGGCCGCTGCCGCCCACCACGCCGAGGGTGTCCACGGTCCGCCGCACCGGAGCGGACATCTCGTGCGTCCGCAGGTGCTTGTGGTATTTGCGCCGCACCGCCCGTACCGCGATCCACAGCCCGGCCGCGGCCACGCCCGCGCCGGCGGCGCCGACGAGCCACTGCCCCGCGGGCCAGCCGAGCGCGGTCGCCGTCACGTCGTCGCTCTGGCGGTCCGAGGAGCCGCTGCCGCTGCCCTTGTCCCCGGTGACGTAGGCCAGGACCGAGTAGCCGACCACGGCGTAGAAGACGGCCCTGCCCGCCGAGGCCAGCCGCTTCCTCGCCCGGTGGCCGTCCGGTCCCGCCTGCCCGAACAGCGCCTCCGAGAGCCGCCACAGCGCCATGCCCGCGAGGGCGAGCCCGAGGAACCACAGCAGGGCGCTCCCGAAGGGCTTGTCGGCGATCTCCGTGAGGGCGCCGCCCCGGTCGGCCTGCTTCCCGCCGCCGTCGGTGAACGCGATGCGCAGCGCGAGGACGCCGACGAGCGCGTAGAGGACGCCGCGCGCCATGAATCCCGCCCGCGCCGCCGTCCCGACGGCACGTCCCTTCGCCACGCGGCGCGCCTGCCGCCTTCCGTCGCGTACGACCCCGTCGAATCCCATGGACCCGCGGGTGCCCCGGTCCCGCGGGGCGATGCGTGGGAATCGGCCACTCTCGGGACGGCAGGGCCCGCACACGCTTTCTGTGCCCCGTACACGGGGGCCGTTGAAGCGCACGGAGCGGGGTAACCGGAGGGCAGACCGTGCCAACCGCGTGTGAGGGTGCGTCATGTCGGATGCTTCGCTGCGGGCCGTCGGCTGGGCCCAGTCCTTCCCCGTGTCCCGAGGCGTCAGAGCCGGGCGGGAGTGGGCTCGCGCCCACGTGGAGTCCCTGGGGTGGGCGAGCACCGACCCCGACGCGGTGGACTCCGTCGTCCTCGCGGTGTCCGAACTCGTCACCAACGCCCACCACCACGCCCGCACCAGCGCCCAGGTCGTGCTGACCTGGGACGGCCGCGCACTGCACCTGACCGTCCACGACTCCGGGCCCGGGGCCCCCGCGCCGCGCTCGGCGGACGACACCAGCGTCAGCGGCCGCGGCCTCGCCATCGTGGACGCCCTCGCGGACACCTGGAGCATCCATCCCACGGCGGACGGCAAGACCATCACCGCCTGCTTCAAGGGGCCCGGCGCCGCCCACTGCTCCCGCCGCGAGCACTGACCCGCTCCCCCTGCGGCCGTACTGCCTCTCTCCGACCCCTCACTGCCTCTTTCTGACCCCTCGGGCCCCTTTGGCTCCTTTGGCTCCCCCGATCCCCCTCCGCTGCGCCGAGCCGCGACGCAGGTATGGACTTGACCGCGCGGTCTCCCTACGCTCTGCACCGCATCACGAAGTGAGAGCGCTCTCAGCAACTCTGGTCCACCCCACCCCCGTTGGAACGACGAGAGGTTCCCCACTGTGAGACGCACCATCCCCGCGAGACGCACCGGCGGCGCACGCCTCGGCCTGTCCGCCCTGCTCCTGATGGCCACCTGCGCCGGTACCGGGCTCTCCTCCGCCGCTGCCGCCGACCGCGAGGCCACCGCCGACCGCACATCCCGACCACCCGCCTCCGCCGCCCTCCTCGACGCCATGGAGCGCGACCTCGGCCTGACCCCCGCCGCCGCCCGTGAGCGGCTCGCCGACGAACGGCGGGCCACCACGACCGAGCGCGCGGCACGCAAGGCCGCCGGCGCCGCTTTCGCCGGCGCCTGGTTCGACGAGGAGCGCCGCGGCCTCCATGTCGCCGTGACCCGGCGCAGCGCCCTCGCCGACGTCCGCGCGACCGGCGCCGACGTCCGGCTCGTCGAGCACAGCGCCAAGGAGCTCGACGCGGCGAAGGCCCGCGTCGACAAGCTCGACGCGCCCGCGGACGTGGCCAGTTGGCGCGTCGACCACAAGGCGAACCGCGTCGTCGTGGACGTCGTCGCCGGACATCGCGGCGACAACGATGTCAGCACCTTCCTGCGCAAGGCACGCGCGACAGCGCCCGTACGAGTGGCGACGGTTCCCGAAGGCCCCAAGACCTTCGCCGCGGGGACGGTCGGCGGCGACCCGTACTACACCGGCAACGTCCGCTGCTCCATCGGCTTCTCGGTGCACGGCGGCTTCGTGACGGCCGGGCACTGCGGGCGCGCGGGCGCGTCGGTGCGCGGCTGGGACGGCTCCGCCATGGGCACGTTCCAGGGCTCCTCGTTCCCGGGTGACGACTACGCGTACGTGTCCATCGGGCACGGCTGGTGGACCGTCCCGGTCGTCCTCGGCTGGGGCACCATCCCCGACCAGCTCGTGCGCGGCTCGGCCGAGGCGCCGGTCGGGTCGTCGATCTGCCGCTCCGGGTCCACCACGAAGTGGCACTGCGGCCGGCTGCTCGCCAAGAACGAGACCGTCAACTACTCGGACGGCACGGTCGTGCACCAGCTGACCAAGACCAGCGTCTGCGCCGAAGGCGGTGACTCGGGCGGCTCGTTCATCAGCGGCGACCAGGCCCAGGGCGTGACCTCGGGCGGCTGGGGCAACTGCAGCAGCGGCGGCGAGACATGGTTCCAGCCGGTGAACGAGATCCTCGGGCGCTACGGGCTCCGGCTGCACACCGCCTGATCACGTACGACCGGTGAGCCCCGCCTGCCCGCCCCCGGGCAGGCGGACTCCGGGGCGCCGAGAGACCGCGCACGCGTCATGCGGCCTCGGGCGCCCCGGACTCGCTCAGTCCTCCAGGGCGTCCACCACGTCGTCGAGGCGGACGAACTTGAAGCCCGTGGCCTCGCGTCCCGACTGCTGCGGGGTCTCGTCGCCGTCCTGGACCACGAGGAGCCCGTGCGGGTACTTGGCGCCGAGCGGGGCGTTCAGGGCGGCGGCCCCGTCGCACTCCTGCGAGCCGTCGAGGGTCGCGGAGGCGGCGGTGACACGGAAGCCGCCCTCGTACTCGTTGCCCTCTCCGTCATCGCCGCGTTCGCGGTCGTACGCGGCGAAGGTGTCGTCGCCCTGACTGGACGCCAGGACGTAGCCGTCGCCGTCGCGTTCGGTGAGGAGCGTGAGGCCTTCCACGTCGGCGGCGAGCCGCTTGCCGCCGTAGCCGGGGTCGGCGCCCCGCACGCACTCGTCGGTGGCCTCGTCGTAGGTGCCGGGCACGCCGTACTCGCGCACCTTGTCGACGAGGGTGGGCGTGCCGGTGAGGTCGGCGCGCAGCCGCCAGATGCCGACGTCCTCCTGGCCCGCGTAGAGAGTGCCGTCGGCGGGGTCCACGACCATGCC from Streptomyces flavofungini includes:
- a CDS encoding S1 family peptidase, translating into MATCAGTGLSSAAAADREATADRTSRPPASAALLDAMERDLGLTPAAARERLADERRATTTERAARKAAGAAFAGAWFDEERRGLHVAVTRRSALADVRATGADVRLVEHSAKELDAAKARVDKLDAPADVASWRVDHKANRVVVDVVAGHRGDNDVSTFLRKARATAPVRVATVPEGPKTFAAGTVGGDPYYTGNVRCSIGFSVHGGFVTAGHCGRAGASVRGWDGSAMGTFQGSSFPGDDYAYVSIGHGWWTVPVVLGWGTIPDQLVRGSAEAPVGSSICRSGSTTKWHCGRLLAKNETVNYSDGTVVHQLTKTSVCAEGGDSGGSFISGDQAQGVTSGGWGNCSSGGETWFQPVNEILGRYGLRLHTA
- a CDS encoding GAF and ANTAR domain-containing protein produces the protein MSQDHLDSIPSDSGHEAEGPPATAAEPGQHEVALRNRQVAHACVARAQDVLIDRYRLGSARVAFDLLRRTSQQMNIKLHTLADAVVRVPGPDTDADLWFPGRARYSPPPLPGLAGREGDLNGHGAVLKSTLRRVLHLTRAGMGNVQVAEHGMLRLERHLGLSREFTEFFAFVQDSTTACAQAAQEGRQVTIKDVAVAEIFDEDSRRVILHAGSRGCHSVPLTGPGGAVLGMVSSHHERPLVGFTRTQLDELEALGQQAGRWLAWHRNTRVLDALEHLHAAAAALR
- a CDS encoding ATP-binding protein — its product is MSDASLRAVGWAQSFPVSRGVRAGREWARAHVESLGWASTDPDAVDSVVLAVSELVTNAHHHARTSAQVVLTWDGRALHLTVHDSGPGAPAPRSADDTSVSGRGLAIVDALADTWSIHPTADGKTITACFKGPGAAHCSRREH
- a CDS encoding response regulator transcription factor, whose protein sequence is MTASPDRPSLPTAASPTPASAPTPASESGASGRVRVLIADDQPLVRRGLALILTPDPAFDVVGEAENGEQAVALAHRLRPDVVVMDIRMPVLDGVGATEELARVLPRCRVLALSTFDMDEYVVGALRAGAYGFLPKDSAPKELIAAVRTVHAGEAVVAPRLLTRLISTYVRSPHPAPRPAPAVERGELTPREVEVWRLIATGLDNGQISRALEISASTVKNYITSIFVKLGVRDRAQAVIAAYESGLVEAASRTADGRGAVGTGSSEASTL
- a CDS encoding DUF1206 domain-containing protein; this translates as MGFDGVVRDGRRQARRVAKGRAVGTAARAGFMARGVLYALVGVLALRIAFTDGGGKQADRGGALTEIADKPFGSALLWFLGLALAGMALWRLSEALFGQAGPDGHRARKRLASAGRAVFYAVVGYSVLAYVTGDKGSGSGSSDRQSDDVTATALGWPAGQWLVGAAGAGVAAAGLWIAVRAVRRKYHKHLRTHEMSAPVRRTVDTLGVVGGSGRGAVFAAAGVFVLVAAVRHEPGEAKGMDDVLRSFRDTPAGPWLLVAVALALVAFGLFSWTCARWRRV